A single window of Nasonia vitripennis strain AsymCx chromosome 4, Nvit_psr_1.1, whole genome shotgun sequence DNA harbors:
- the LOC100677997 gene encoding flocculation protein FLO11 yields the protein MSAPAIKSSMPGVGTPTASSGHTMLPMNMVAQKVVASNDQSSGGMKPLQNTNLNYVTLQPASQPLSLIQEHRAPSYQTSFANNIPVDQQQQQQPPQQQQPQQPSQQQSQQQQQQPQQAQPPQQPQQQQQHKEPEQQQQDANKLVQNGTEQSKVEKDKPDGLTAPAPPTATPAAPVTSTPAPVATSAPAPSAAPAPAPTTTVAPVTAAPSSSSNAAPVPPASSAVTNAASAVPTSTPAPTTGPSTTAPAAPAISAPAPASAKPAVTEQPKVNSSSADGASAPEKQPEAEATPKPKEDAPAAKPDQAVATTPTVQSKPEEKKSPAQSGPKEETAPSSASPQKPVQTTPTATAPAATKPEESPSKTEPPAQKSPKTQTASAATTAATTTAAATSKPVASVPDSPEKVTEAKDAKTPVSSRPAKRKSRELKETKSAASSVDGGSRSKRTRVQTTPYQSPLPEMTAIVKNLSKPAPKTPDSKLIVFYKNEFLAVRNTEGSFFVCQAMQNIYKSSKRIRIRWLCQDKNNGEIYMPDFHDHTDFDCILTNLALHKVEKNKYQLTKYELLRTENILKRAIDVEAGLSEKPRVTEEHPDGLDISLYQDEAQLKKRKGKGKGGKGKRQRKKANKESSESEEDDDDDESDDNDDEDDSSSDSDSSDKKSSPSSGRKSQSKKRSGSKAAIAQASTTPKGPSRAERALNRSKGTVGPSTSGSSGASTSSAAKKAEPKKAVEPKKAVEPKKQAAKPVATASTSATASTPGQSRAKARGTATAAVASTAQAATPETKTTGGRPKRVANTTTVAASTSEESSSARKKPRGRA from the exons ATGAGTGCACCCGCCATAAAGTCATCCATGCCCGGAGTAGGGACACCCACTGCGTCAAGCGGCCACACCATGTTGCCAATGAACATGGTAGCCCAAAAGGTTGTTGCTTCCAACGACCAGTCTAGCGGCGGTATGAAGCCACTGCAAAACACCAATCTCAACTACGTCACCCTGCAACCTGCCAGTCAACCCCTCAGTTTGATCCAGGAACACAGGGCTCCTTCGTATCAGACCTCCTTTGCTAACAACATTCCAGTAGaccagcaacagcaacagcaacctCCACAGCAGCAACAACCACAACAGCCATCTCAACAGCAatctcagcagcagcaacaacaaccaCAGCAAGCACAACCACCACAAcagccacagcagcagcagcagcacaaagAACctgaacagcagcagcaagatGCCAACAAACTTGTACAGAATGGCACAGAGCAGTCGAAG GTCGAGAAGGACAAACCGGACGGACTAACGGCCCCCGCGCCTCCTACAGCAACTCCGGCCGCTCCAGTGACCTCGACCCCGGCACCAGTCGCGACCTCGGCACCAGCACCGAGTGCGGCGCCGGCACCAGCACCTACAACTACTGTTGCACCAGTGACGGCAGCGCCGTCAAGTAGCAGCAATGCCGCACCAGTTCCTCCGGCCAGCAGTGCCGTCACGAACGCCGCATCTGCTGTTCCGACCTCGACTCCAGCTCCCACAACAGGTCCCTCCACGACTGCACCTGCTGCACCAGCAATCTCTGCCCCAGCACCGGCTTCTGCCAAACCAGCTGTCACGGAACAGCCCAAGGTCAATAGTTCCAGTGCTGATGGCGCGAGTGCTCCGGAAAAACAGCCGGAAGCTGAGGCCACACCGAAACCGAAAGAAGACGCGCCTGCGGCTAAGCCTGACCAAG CTGTAGCCACAACACCCACAGTGCAAAGTAAACCCGAGGAGAAAAAATCTCCAGCTCAAAGTGGACCAAAAGAAGAGACGGCACCCAGCAGTGCTTCTCCTCAGAAACCAGTGCAAACGACGCCAACGGCGACAGCACCTGCTGCAACTAAACCCGAGGAGAGCCCGTCTAAGACCGAGCCTCCCGCGCAGAAATCTCCTAAAACACAGACGGCGTCAGCCGCTActacagcagcaacaacaacagctgCTGCTACTTCTAAGCCTGTTGCAAGCGTGCCCGACAGTCCCGAGAAAGTGACGGAAGCAAAAGACGCGAAGACCCCAGTTTCATCGCGACCTGCTAAGAGGAAATCCCGCGAGCTCAAGGAGACCAAGAGTGCTGCATCTTCGGTGGACGGTGGATCTAGATCCAAACGTACCCGAGTTCAGACGACTCCTTACCAGAGCCCGCTGCCGGAAATGACGGCGATCGTCAAAAATCTGTCAAAACCGGCACCCAAGACGCCAGACAGCAAATTAATTGTATTCTACAa GAATGAATTTTTGGCGGTGAGGAACACAGAAGGAAGTTTCTTTGTTTGTCAGGCTAtgcaaaatatttacaaatcgAGTAAGCGTATTCGTATACGCTGGTTATGCCAAGATAAAAACAATGGGGAAATATATATGCCAGACTTCCACGACCACACAG attttgacTGTATATTGACGAACCTTGCCTTACACAAAGTCGAAAAAAACAAGTATCAATTGACCAAATATGAACTGTTAAGAACGGAAAACATATTGAAGAGGGCTATTGACGTTGAAGCAGGACTATCTGAGAAGCCACGAGTGACTGAAGAGCACCCTGATGGCT TGGACATTTCCCTGTACCAAGACGAAGCGCAgctgaaaaaaaggaaaggaaaaGGAAAAGGCGGCAAAGGCAAGCGTCAGCGCAAGAAGGCCAACAAGGAATCTAGCGAATCAGAAGAagacgatgacgatgacgaATCGGACGACAACGACGATGAAGACGATAGCTCGTCGGATTCCGACTCTTCGGACAAGAAGTCGTCGCCATCCAGCGGTCGCAAATCTCAATCGAAGAAACGGTCGGGTAGTAAAGCTGCAATTGCACAGGCCTCCACGACGCCAAAGGGCCCGAGCAGGGCCGAACGGGCCCTTAACCGAAGCAAGGGTACAGTGGGACCGAGTACCTCCGGCAGTAGCGGCGCCTCCACTTCTTCTGCCGCCAAAAAGGCCGAACCTAAAAAAGCCGTTGAGCCCAAGAAGGCTGTTGAGCCCAAAAAACAGGCGGCAAAGCCTGTGGCGACAGCGAGCACCAGTGCTACAGCTAGCACGCCCGGACAGTCGAGAGCAAAAGCGCGTG GCACTGCAACTGCAGCCGTAGCTTCTACGGCACAAGCAGCGACGCCAGAGACCAAGACAACAGGCGGTCGTCCTAAGCGAGTGGCCAACACCACGACAGTAGCAGCCTCGACGAGCGAAGAAAGCTCGTCGGCGCGCAAAAAACCGCGCGGACGTGCATAA
- the LOC100122552 gene encoding GATOR complex protein NPRL3 isoform X1, with the protein MEINPLSIILVKSDSKGDRMLFRYPHATNHQRDSSQCLKRKNPYSMIIAEDSLQVSMPFPNPSNGNLTGLSDEVLSTLFAVKPELCECKFELKLNDVRFVGHPTLLPSRGPKEVNSSMLFNVVFALQAQASHSVVKCYYDLSRRLGIALRHEERRCGFLTEEIKIMVSTHDEVAARSEEESDSDESPYETILQKSSLARDLKSIFNSLSTSGIINIMIDKWIQVSFCLPQKVHQTHKKGFVVDPEIIDRCLNSLRPYHGLLLLTEPTDLRDSLPTDHSPALCRLIQMYNPLKSLQTLAADSDLTLAQVFQLTGHLVYWAKATIIYPLCESNVYVVSPDAVLTNRMLEAFSEQFPGMCLLQVISEFSLPTSISQKLNPLSQPQQQTQLVKIIIWLLKNHLLLQLHTYVQYMPTVHGRSSVNIADAPNGLSSSPPDTLPEDESAVALDDGSWSLSVTPKGTPNDSKADISLDKTDDLYSYQSDGYPSDDIILLERLCRMGYFKGGHHLEEIMYLENIRRSQLLQILDKFRDVLITCESEDPAMALFYSQPASR; encoded by the exons ATGGAGATAAATCCGTTGAGCATTATTCTTGTCAAAAGTGACAGTAAAGGCGATAGGATGCTTTTTCGTTATCCACACGCAACGAATCATCAGCGAGATTCAAGCCAGTGTCTGAAACGAAAAAATCCTTACTCAATGATCATAGCTGAAGACTCACTGCAGGTa TCGATGCCCTTTCCAAACCCGTCGAATGGAAATCTGACAGGATTATCGGATGAAGTGCTGTCTACACTATTCGCTGTAAAACCAGAGTTGTGCGAGTGCAAATTCGAGTTGAAGCTCAATGATGTGAGATTCGTGGGACACCCGACGCTGCTACCATCCAGAGGACCAAAAGAAGTAAACTCCTCTATGCTTTTTAATGTTGTTTTTGCACTGCAAGCACAAGCTAGTCATTCAGTTGTGAAATGCTATTACGATTTAAGTAGAAG GTTGGGGATAGCTTTGAGACACGAAGAGAGGAGGTGTGGGTTTCTAACAgaagaaatcaaaattatgGTGTCAACGCACGATGAGGTTGCTGCCAG gtCAGAAGAGGAAAGTGATTCTGATGAATCTCCTTATGAAACCATTCTACAAAAGAGCTCGCTGGCTCGAGACTTGAAATCTATTTTTAACAGTCTGAGCACCTCTGgaatcataaatattatgaTCGACAAATGGATACAGGTCAGCTTTTGCCTACCCCAAAAAGTTCACCAGACTCACAAAAAAGGTTTCGTTGTGGACCCAGAAATCATTGACAGATGTTTGAACAGTCTGAGGCCATATCATGGGTTACTACTTTTGACTGAACCAACGGACCTGCGCGACTCCTTACCAACAGATCATTCTCCAGCTTTGTGTCGCCTTATACAAATGTATAATCCACTAAAAAGCCTGCAAACTTTGGCTGCAGACTCAGACTTGACGTTAGCTCAAGTTTTTCAGCTAACTGGACATCTGGTCTACTGGGCCAAAGCAACCATAATATACCCTCTATGTGAAAGCAACGTATATGTTGTTTCACCAGATGCAGTATTAACAAATCGAATGCTCGAAGCATTTTCTGAACAATTTCCTGGAATGTGTTTATTGCAG GTGATCAGTGAATTCTCATTGCCGACTTCAATAAGTCAAAAGTTGAATCCTCTCAGTCAACCTCAGCAGCAAACACAGCTGGTCAAGATAATCATTTGGCTTTTAAAAAACCACCTACTCTTACAATTACATACCTATGTTCAGTATATGCCTACAGTTCATGGGCGCTCATCCGTT AACATTGCAGATGCTCCTAATGGACTCAGCTCTAGTCCTCCAGATACATTACCAGAGGATGAGTCTGCTGTAGCATTGGATGACGGTTCATGGAGTTTGAGTGTTACACCCAAGGGAACACCTAATGACTCAAAGGCAGATATCTCGTTAGACAAAACGGACGATCTATACTCATACCAGTCGGACGGTTATCCGTCGGACGACATAATTTTACTCGAAAGACTCTGTCGAATGGGCTACTTTAAGGGTGGACACCACTTGGAAGAGATAATGTATTTGGAAAATATTCGAAGATCTCAGCTGTTGCAAATACTGGATAAATTTAGGGACGTTTTAATTACCTGCGAAAGCGAAGATCCAGCAATGGCTCTATTTTATTCTCAGCCCGCTTCTCGATAG
- the LOC100122552 gene encoding GATOR complex protein NPRL3 isoform X2: MEINPLSIILVKSDSKGDRMLFRYPHATNHQRDSSQCLKRKNPYSMIIAEDSLQSMPFPNPSNGNLTGLSDEVLSTLFAVKPELCECKFELKLNDVRFVGHPTLLPSRGPKEVNSSMLFNVVFALQAQASHSVVKCYYDLSRRLGIALRHEERRCGFLTEEIKIMVSTHDEVAARSEEESDSDESPYETILQKSSLARDLKSIFNSLSTSGIINIMIDKWIQVSFCLPQKVHQTHKKGFVVDPEIIDRCLNSLRPYHGLLLLTEPTDLRDSLPTDHSPALCRLIQMYNPLKSLQTLAADSDLTLAQVFQLTGHLVYWAKATIIYPLCESNVYVVSPDAVLTNRMLEAFSEQFPGMCLLQVISEFSLPTSISQKLNPLSQPQQQTQLVKIIIWLLKNHLLLQLHTYVQYMPTVHGRSSVNIADAPNGLSSSPPDTLPEDESAVALDDGSWSLSVTPKGTPNDSKADISLDKTDDLYSYQSDGYPSDDIILLERLCRMGYFKGGHHLEEIMYLENIRRSQLLQILDKFRDVLITCESEDPAMALFYSQPASR; encoded by the exons ATGGAGATAAATCCGTTGAGCATTATTCTTGTCAAAAGTGACAGTAAAGGCGATAGGATGCTTTTTCGTTATCCACACGCAACGAATCATCAGCGAGATTCAAGCCAGTGTCTGAAACGAAAAAATCCTTACTCAATGATCATAGCTGAAGACTCACTGCAG TCGATGCCCTTTCCAAACCCGTCGAATGGAAATCTGACAGGATTATCGGATGAAGTGCTGTCTACACTATTCGCTGTAAAACCAGAGTTGTGCGAGTGCAAATTCGAGTTGAAGCTCAATGATGTGAGATTCGTGGGACACCCGACGCTGCTACCATCCAGAGGACCAAAAGAAGTAAACTCCTCTATGCTTTTTAATGTTGTTTTTGCACTGCAAGCACAAGCTAGTCATTCAGTTGTGAAATGCTATTACGATTTAAGTAGAAG GTTGGGGATAGCTTTGAGACACGAAGAGAGGAGGTGTGGGTTTCTAACAgaagaaatcaaaattatgGTGTCAACGCACGATGAGGTTGCTGCCAG gtCAGAAGAGGAAAGTGATTCTGATGAATCTCCTTATGAAACCATTCTACAAAAGAGCTCGCTGGCTCGAGACTTGAAATCTATTTTTAACAGTCTGAGCACCTCTGgaatcataaatattatgaTCGACAAATGGATACAGGTCAGCTTTTGCCTACCCCAAAAAGTTCACCAGACTCACAAAAAAGGTTTCGTTGTGGACCCAGAAATCATTGACAGATGTTTGAACAGTCTGAGGCCATATCATGGGTTACTACTTTTGACTGAACCAACGGACCTGCGCGACTCCTTACCAACAGATCATTCTCCAGCTTTGTGTCGCCTTATACAAATGTATAATCCACTAAAAAGCCTGCAAACTTTGGCTGCAGACTCAGACTTGACGTTAGCTCAAGTTTTTCAGCTAACTGGACATCTGGTCTACTGGGCCAAAGCAACCATAATATACCCTCTATGTGAAAGCAACGTATATGTTGTTTCACCAGATGCAGTATTAACAAATCGAATGCTCGAAGCATTTTCTGAACAATTTCCTGGAATGTGTTTATTGCAG GTGATCAGTGAATTCTCATTGCCGACTTCAATAAGTCAAAAGTTGAATCCTCTCAGTCAACCTCAGCAGCAAACACAGCTGGTCAAGATAATCATTTGGCTTTTAAAAAACCACCTACTCTTACAATTACATACCTATGTTCAGTATATGCCTACAGTTCATGGGCGCTCATCCGTT AACATTGCAGATGCTCCTAATGGACTCAGCTCTAGTCCTCCAGATACATTACCAGAGGATGAGTCTGCTGTAGCATTGGATGACGGTTCATGGAGTTTGAGTGTTACACCCAAGGGAACACCTAATGACTCAAAGGCAGATATCTCGTTAGACAAAACGGACGATCTATACTCATACCAGTCGGACGGTTATCCGTCGGACGACATAATTTTACTCGAAAGACTCTGTCGAATGGGCTACTTTAAGGGTGGACACCACTTGGAAGAGATAATGTATTTGGAAAATATTCGAAGATCTCAGCTGTTGCAAATACTGGATAAATTTAGGGACGTTTTAATTACCTGCGAAAGCGAAGATCCAGCAATGGCTCTATTTTATTCTCAGCCCGCTTCTCGATAG